A single Oryctolagus cuniculus chromosome 18, mOryCun1.1, whole genome shotgun sequence DNA region contains:
- the MYADM gene encoding myeloid-associated differentiation marker isoform X1 → MPVTVTRTTITTTSTSSGLGSSTIVGSPRALTHPLGLLRLLQLLSTCIAFSLVASVGAWSGPMGNWSMFTWCFCFSVTLVILLVEMCGLQARFPLSWRNFPITYACYAALFCLSASIIYPTTYVQFMSHGRSRDHAIAATTFSCVACLAYATEVAWTRARPGEITGYMATVPGLLKVLETFVACVIFTFISGPELYQHQPALEWCVAVYAICFILAAVAILLNLGDCTNMLPIPFPSFLSGLALLSVLLYATALVLWPLYQFDEKYGGVPRRARDVSCGRRHTYYVCDWDRKLAVAILTAINLLAYVADLVYSARLVFVKV, encoded by the coding sequence ATGCCGGTGACGGTGACGCGCACAACCATCACGACCACGTCGACGTCCTCGGGCCTGGGGTCCTCCACCATCGTGGGGTCCCCTCGGGCGCTGACCCATCCCCTGGGCCTcctccggctgctgcagctgctgtccACCTGCATCGCCTTCTCACTGGTGGCCAGCGTGGGTGCCTGGTCGGGGCCCATGGGCAACTGGTCCATGTTCACCTggtgcttctgcttctctgtgacccTCGTCATCCTGCTCGTGGAGATGTGCGGCCTGCAGGCGCGTTTCCCCCTGTCCTGGCGCAACTTCCCCATCACCTACGCCTGCTACGCGGCCCTGTTCTGCCTGTCGGCCTCCATCATCTACCCCACCACCTACGTGCAGTTCATGTCTCACGGCCGCTCCCGGGACCACGCCATCGCCGCCACCACCTTCTCCTGCGTCGCCTGCCTGGCCTACGCCACCGAAGTGGCCTGGACCCGGGCGCGGCCCGGCGAGATCACCGGCTACATGGCCACCGTGCCGGGGCTACTCAAGGTGTTGGAGACCTTCGTGGCCTGCGTCATCTTCACCTTCATCAGCGGCCCCGAGCTGTACCAGCACCAGCCGGCCCTGGAGTGGTGCGTGGCCGTCTACGCCATCTGCTTCATCCTGGCCGCCGTGGCCATCCTGCTGAACCTGGGCGACTGCACCAACATGCTGCCCATCCCTTTCCCCAGCTTCCTGTCGGGGCTGGCCCTGCTGTCCGTCCTCCTCTACGCCACGGCCCTCGTCCTGTGGCCCCTGTACCAGTTCGACGAGAAGTACGGCGGCGTGCCGCGGCGGGCCAGAGACGTGAGCTGTGGCAGGAGACACACCTACTACGTGTGCGACTGGGACCGCAAGCTGGCCGTGGCCATCCTCACGGCCATCAACCTGCTGGCGTACGTGGCCGACCTGGTGTACTCCGCCCGCCTGGTTTTTGTCAAGGTCTAA